One part of the Rhodococcus oxybenzonivorans genome encodes these proteins:
- a CDS encoding TlpA family protein disulfide reductase, with the protein MSSAARWSVAALVVVAALVVAIWPRGNDAQAPSYEDRFGPGGSTPMSVGADPGALSALRADAALEPCPAPSSAPAADSVLAGITLECVGDGSGVDLASALAGRPALLNLWAYWCGPCAEELPYMQQFSDRAGDAVTVLTVHTDPQQASALARLVDYSVTLPGVQDADGRVAAAVGAPAVLPVSVLIRPDGSVAKILPQPFRSVEEIAAAVEQNLGVAA; encoded by the coding sequence GTGTCTAGTGCAGCGCGGTGGAGTGTGGCCGCCCTCGTCGTTGTTGCAGCTCTCGTCGTCGCGATCTGGCCGCGCGGGAACGATGCGCAGGCGCCGTCGTACGAGGACCGTTTCGGTCCGGGCGGGAGTACGCCGATGTCCGTCGGCGCCGATCCCGGCGCCCTCTCCGCGTTGCGTGCGGATGCGGCGCTCGAGCCCTGTCCCGCGCCCTCCTCGGCGCCCGCTGCCGACTCGGTATTGGCCGGCATCACGCTCGAATGCGTGGGCGACGGCAGCGGGGTCGATCTCGCATCCGCTCTCGCCGGCCGGCCCGCGCTACTGAACCTGTGGGCGTACTGGTGTGGTCCCTGCGCGGAGGAGCTGCCCTACATGCAGCAGTTTTCCGATCGGGCCGGTGACGCCGTTACCGTCCTTACCGTGCACACCGATCCCCAGCAGGCCAGCGCATTGGCGCGGCTCGTCGACTACTCCGTCACCTTGCCCGGTGTGCAGGACGCTGACGGGCGGGTCGCCGCCGCGGTGGGGGCACCCGCGGTCCTGCCGGTGTCCGTGCTGATCCGGCCCGACGGCAGCGTGGCGAAGATCCTGCCCCAGCCGTTCCGCAGTGTCGAGGAGATCGCCGCCGCCGTCGAGCAGAACCTGGGGGTTGCGGCATGA
- a CDS encoding peptide ABC transporter substrate-binding protein: MRRTRVATAVLAVGLTAGMLSACSSGESSGGGGSGIVNAWAGEPQNPLVPTNTSENQGGRVIDALFAGLVSYDAHGAITNEVAESIDTTDGKTFTVTLKDGWTFTDGSPVTASSFVDAWNYGALSTNAQIQASFFDPIEGYDEVAAENPTAQTMSGLKVVDDSTFTIELKQPESAFPDRLGFAAYFPLPQVAFEDMAAFGENPVGNGPYKLAGPGAWQHNVRIDTVTNPDYDGNRKPKNDGVDFIMYNSLDTAYTDLLAGNVDVLDQVPPSAVTTFESDLRGRTVNQPSATIETFTIPGRLPHFSGEEGTLRRQAISMAINRDQITEQIYNNTRTPALDFTSPAIEGWSDSLAGNGNLKFDPEAAKRLWAQADAIAPWTGSFEIAYNGDGGHREWVDATVNSIRNTLGIDAKGKEYPTFAQIRTEATNRTIPSAFRSGWQGDYPQQYGFLAQNYQTGGSSNDGDYSNPEFDRLLRASAGEVDPGKAQDLLDQAQEVLLRDLPAVPTWYRNAASGWSENVSNVTIDWKGIPMYSDIEKN, encoded by the coding sequence GTGCGTAGGACACGCGTGGCAACTGCTGTTCTGGCGGTGGGCTTGACAGCGGGAATGCTGTCCGCCTGCTCGTCCGGCGAATCGTCGGGCGGAGGAGGAAGCGGGATCGTCAATGCTTGGGCTGGTGAGCCGCAGAATCCTCTGGTCCCCACCAATACGAGTGAGAATCAGGGCGGCCGCGTCATCGATGCCCTGTTCGCCGGCCTCGTCTCGTATGACGCCCACGGTGCAATCACCAATGAGGTGGCCGAGTCCATCGACACCACGGACGGTAAGACATTCACCGTGACGCTGAAGGACGGCTGGACCTTCACGGACGGGTCACCCGTCACGGCATCGTCGTTCGTCGACGCATGGAACTACGGCGCGCTGTCCACCAATGCGCAGATCCAGGCATCCTTCTTCGACCCGATCGAGGGCTACGACGAGGTGGCGGCCGAGAACCCGACGGCCCAGACGATGTCCGGACTGAAGGTGGTGGACGACAGCACCTTCACGATCGAACTGAAGCAACCGGAGTCGGCGTTCCCCGATCGACTCGGATTCGCCGCGTACTTCCCCCTGCCCCAGGTGGCGTTCGAGGACATGGCAGCGTTCGGTGAGAACCCGGTCGGAAACGGGCCGTACAAGCTGGCCGGACCCGGTGCTTGGCAGCACAACGTGCGGATCGACACCGTCACCAACCCCGATTACGACGGCAATCGGAAGCCGAAGAACGACGGTGTCGACTTCATCATGTACAACAGCCTCGACACCGCCTACACCGATCTGCTGGCCGGCAACGTCGATGTCCTCGACCAGGTTCCGCCGAGCGCAGTTACTACCTTCGAGTCGGATCTGCGGGGTCGCACCGTGAACCAGCCGTCCGCGACCATCGAAACCTTCACCATTCCGGGGCGCCTGCCGCACTTCAGCGGTGAAGAAGGCACCCTCCGTCGTCAGGCCATCTCGATGGCGATCAACCGCGACCAGATCACGGAACAGATCTACAACAACACCCGTACTCCGGCTCTCGACTTCACCAGTCCCGCCATCGAGGGTTGGTCGGATTCGCTCGCCGGTAACGGCAATCTGAAGTTCGACCCCGAGGCTGCGAAAAGACTGTGGGCGCAGGCCGACGCCATTGCGCCGTGGACCGGCAGTTTCGAGATCGCGTACAACGGCGACGGCGGGCACAGGGAATGGGTGGATGCCACGGTCAACAGCATCCGCAACACGCTGGGCATCGACGCGAAGGGCAAGGAATACCCGACCTTCGCTCAAATCCGGACCGAGGCCACCAACCGCACGATCCCGTCCGCATTCCGTTCGGGATGGCAGGGCGACTACCCACAGCAGTACGGCTTCCTTGCGCAGAACTACCAGACAGGCGGCAGCTCGAACGACGGCGACTACTCCAATCCGGAGTTCGACCGGCTGCTGCGCGCATCGGCCGGCGAGGTCGATCCGGGTAAGGCTCAGGATCTGCTCGACCAGGCGCAGGAAGTTCTTCTGAGGGATCTTCCCGCCGTTCCCACGTGGTACCGCAATGCCGCGAGCGGCTGGTCGGAGAACGTGTCGAACGTGACGATCGACTGGAAGGGAATCCCGATGTATTCGGACATCGAGAAGAACTGA
- a CDS encoding phage holin family protein yields the protein MSITHGKGDSPRYTGDGVPNTVSSIPLTDADISPSGEVTLGTLVKHATAQVSTLVRAEVELAKAEVTGEVKKGLQGSLFFILAFTVLLFSSFFFFFFLAELLDVWIARWLAFLIVFLIMVVVTAILGLLGYLRVRKLRAPEKTIDSLKQARSVLPTSYSDAEAHLASPSGRHAR from the coding sequence GTGAGCATCACTCACGGCAAGGGAGACAGCCCGCGTTACACGGGAGACGGGGTGCCGAACACGGTGTCGTCGATCCCGCTCACCGACGCGGACATTTCACCGTCCGGCGAGGTGACCCTCGGCACACTGGTCAAGCACGCAACCGCGCAGGTGTCCACGCTCGTGCGCGCCGAGGTGGAGCTCGCGAAGGCCGAGGTGACGGGCGAGGTCAAGAAGGGTCTGCAGGGCAGTCTGTTCTTCATTCTCGCGTTCACCGTGCTGCTGTTCAGCTCGTTCTTCTTCTTCTTTTTCCTCGCCGAACTCCTCGACGTATGGATCGCACGCTGGTTGGCCTTCCTCATCGTCTTCCTGATCATGGTCGTCGTCACTGCGATTCTGGGTCTGCTCGGCTATCTGCGGGTCCGCAAACTACGTGCACCGGAAAAGACCATCGATTCCCTCAAGCAGGCCAGATCCGTGCTCCCGACGTCGTACTCCGATGCGGAGGCCCACCTCGCGTCTCCCAGCGGACGACACGCACGATAG
- the nth gene encoding endonuclease III: protein MHVTPSDGSSLRGRARSRAANQEESRLGLVRRARRMNRRLAEAFPHVYCELDFTTPLELAVATILSAQCTDVRVNMTTPALFARYPDAKAYAEAERTELEEYIRSTGFYRNKATSLIGLGQALLEHHDGEVPNTLKELVKLPGIGRKTANVILGNAFDVPGITVDTHFGRLVRRWQWTDEEDPVKVEHAVGAIIERKEWTLLSHRVIFHGRRVCHARKPACGVCVLAKDCPSYGLGPVDPDVAAELVRGPETEHLLRLAGR from the coding sequence GTGCATGTGACCCCCAGTGACGGCTCCAGTCTGCGTGGACGCGCCCGTTCCCGGGCCGCGAATCAGGAGGAATCCCGGCTCGGCCTCGTGCGACGCGCCCGGAGGATGAACCGCCGCCTCGCGGAGGCTTTCCCACACGTCTATTGCGAGCTCGACTTCACAACTCCACTGGAACTCGCGGTCGCGACCATCCTCTCCGCACAGTGCACCGATGTCCGGGTCAACATGACGACGCCGGCGTTGTTCGCCCGCTACCCGGATGCGAAGGCGTATGCGGAAGCCGAACGCACGGAGCTCGAGGAGTACATCCGGTCCACCGGTTTCTACCGCAACAAGGCGACGTCGCTGATCGGCCTCGGGCAGGCTCTCCTCGAGCATCACGACGGAGAGGTTCCGAATACCCTGAAGGAACTGGTGAAGCTTCCCGGTATCGGACGCAAGACCGCCAACGTGATTCTGGGCAACGCCTTCGATGTCCCGGGCATCACCGTCGACACTCATTTCGGTCGGCTGGTCCGGCGCTGGCAATGGACCGACGAGGAGGATCCCGTCAAGGTCGAGCACGCGGTCGGGGCAATCATCGAACGCAAGGAATGGACTCTGTTGTCCCACCGGGTGATTTTCCACGGTCGGCGCGTCTGCCATGCCCGGAAGCCGGCATGTGGCGTGTGTGTTCTGGCCAAGGACTGTCCGTCGTACGGTCTGGGCCCGGTCGACCCCGACGTCGCTGCCGAGTTGGTGCGCGGACCGGAGACCGAGCATCTGCTTCGTCTGGCCGGCCGGTGA
- a CDS encoding ABC transporter permease codes for MSEKVVNDESPRTGDRKIRQSHFVAPEEVAPTGETDTVSLDQPPTSVWSDAWRDLRRRPLFVVASVIILVVIAVAAFPSLFTGTDPRFCDLAFSMRGPSSGHWFGYDKQGCDIYSRTIYGARASVLVGVGVTTIVLLVGVVFGSLAGYYGGWADSLLSRVADIFFGVPLILAAIVLMQLFANRSIWTLIVVLALFGWPQMARIARGAVLSAKNNDYVVASRALGVSNFRTLLRHILPNSLAPIIVIATISLGVYIVAEATLSFLGIGLPSSEISWGGDISTAQVTLRQGSVILFYPAAALAITVLGFIMMGDALRDALDPRARKR; via the coding sequence ATGTCTGAGAAAGTGGTCAACGACGAGTCGCCCCGGACCGGAGACCGGAAGATTCGCCAATCACACTTCGTCGCTCCCGAGGAGGTCGCGCCGACGGGGGAGACCGACACCGTGTCCCTCGATCAGCCGCCCACGAGTGTGTGGTCGGATGCCTGGCGCGATCTTCGTCGACGTCCCTTGTTCGTGGTGGCGTCCGTCATCATTCTCGTCGTCATCGCCGTAGCCGCCTTCCCGAGCCTGTTCACCGGCACCGACCCACGCTTCTGCGACCTCGCGTTCAGCATGCGCGGCCCGTCCTCCGGCCACTGGTTCGGTTACGACAAGCAGGGATGTGACATCTATTCCCGCACCATCTACGGGGCCCGCGCGTCGGTGCTGGTCGGCGTGGGGGTCACCACGATCGTCTTACTCGTCGGCGTCGTATTCGGCTCCCTCGCCGGATATTACGGAGGCTGGGCTGATTCGTTGCTGTCGCGGGTAGCCGACATCTTCTTCGGTGTCCCGCTCATTCTTGCGGCGATCGTTCTCATGCAGTTGTTCGCGAATCGCAGTATCTGGACGCTGATCGTCGTACTCGCCCTCTTCGGCTGGCCTCAAATGGCGAGAATTGCTCGCGGGGCGGTCCTCTCGGCCAAGAACAACGACTATGTCGTGGCGTCGAGGGCGCTCGGCGTCTCGAACTTCCGGACGCTGCTACGTCATATCCTGCCGAATTCCCTGGCGCCGATCATCGTCATCGCGACCATCTCGCTGGGTGTCTACATCGTGGCCGAGGCCACGCTGTCGTTCCTGGGTATCGGTCTCCCGTCCTCCGAGATCTCGTGGGGCGGAGATATCAGCACTGCGCAGGTGACACTCCGTCAAGGGTCGGTGATTCTGTTCTACCCGGCTGCCGCGCTGGCGATTACGGTGCTCGGCTTCATCATGATGGGCGACGCTCTCCGGGACGCGCTCGACCCCAGGGCGCGGAAGCGGTGA
- a CDS encoding ABC transporter permease produces MLWYIGRRVLQMIPVFLGSTFLIYAMVFLLPGDPIAALAGDKALSPAVTAQLRARYHLDQPFLMQYFLYLEGIFTLDFGTSFSGRPVSEVLAQAFPITIKLSLMALAIEGLFGIGFGLFAGLHKGGLFDSTVLLVSLVIIAVPIFVIGFLAQFFIGVKWGWVPPTVGGNTSFVNLLLPAFVLGSVSFAYVLRLTRTSVAENLTADYVRTATAKGLSRRRVVQVHVLRNSLIPVVTFLGADLATLMGGAIVTEGIFNINGVGGTIYQAVTRGEAPTVVSFVTVLIVIYLLANLIVDLLYAALDPRIRYV; encoded by the coding sequence ATGCTCTGGTACATCGGCCGCCGTGTGCTCCAGATGATTCCTGTGTTCCTCGGGTCGACCTTCCTGATCTACGCGATGGTGTTTCTCCTGCCCGGTGACCCGATCGCCGCGCTGGCCGGCGACAAGGCGCTGAGTCCCGCCGTCACAGCCCAGCTCCGCGCCCGGTACCACCTCGATCAACCGTTCCTGATGCAGTACTTCCTCTATCTCGAAGGCATCTTCACGCTCGACTTCGGCACATCCTTCTCGGGTCGTCCGGTCAGTGAGGTTCTGGCGCAGGCATTTCCGATCACCATCAAGCTGTCTCTGATGGCACTGGCCATCGAAGGGCTCTTCGGAATCGGCTTCGGGCTGTTTGCGGGACTGCACAAGGGCGGCCTCTTCGACAGCACCGTGTTGCTGGTCAGCCTCGTGATCATCGCGGTCCCGATCTTCGTCATCGGGTTCCTTGCCCAGTTCTTCATCGGGGTGAAGTGGGGATGGGTACCGCCGACGGTGGGGGGCAATACCAGCTTCGTCAATCTTCTGCTCCCGGCCTTCGTCCTCGGATCGGTGTCTTTCGCGTACGTGCTGCGGCTCACGCGCACCTCGGTGGCCGAGAATCTGACGGCCGACTACGTGAGAACAGCCACCGCCAAGGGGCTTTCGCGGCGCAGAGTCGTGCAAGTGCATGTATTGCGGAACTCGCTCATCCCTGTCGTGACCTTCCTGGGCGCCGACCTCGCCACCTTGATGGGTGGGGCGATCGTCACCGAGGGCATCTTCAACATCAACGGAGTCGGCGGCACGATCTACCAGGCGGTCACCCGGGGGGAGGCGCCCACGGTCGTTTCGTTCGTCACCGTCTTGATCGTCATCTACCTGCTGGCCAACCTGATCGTCGATCTCCTGTACGCCGCACTCGATCCGAGGATCCGTTATGTCTGA
- a CDS encoding NUDIX hydrolase: MTASVDGAAVPTWLREVVRRTPADPHRINPVLNRRAPSGATTREAAVLVLFGGPAEADPLMSGGLPAGADVLLTQRAATMRQHSGQVAFPGGASDPGDDGPIATALREAQEETGLDPAGVQPLAVLEQIFVPPSGFEVTPVLAYWEKPSAVGVVDPAEAARVARVPLHTLIDPRNRFQVHHPAGYQGPAFSADGMLVWGFTAGILAALFAISGWEQEWDRRDIRDLDTVLAEMENDIDDDHLPHKHGHRVGER; the protein is encoded by the coding sequence ATGACCGCGTCCGTCGACGGCGCCGCCGTTCCGACCTGGTTGCGTGAGGTCGTGCGGCGCACACCGGCCGACCCGCATCGCATCAATCCGGTTCTGAATCGGCGTGCCCCCAGCGGCGCGACCACGCGCGAGGCCGCGGTACTCGTGTTGTTCGGCGGTCCTGCCGAGGCAGACCCCCTGATGTCCGGGGGACTGCCCGCGGGCGCCGACGTTTTGCTCACCCAGCGCGCGGCCACCATGCGTCAGCACAGCGGGCAAGTCGCGTTTCCGGGCGGTGCCAGCGATCCCGGCGACGACGGTCCCATCGCGACCGCTCTGCGCGAGGCGCAGGAGGAGACGGGGCTGGATCCGGCCGGGGTGCAGCCGCTCGCCGTTCTGGAACAGATTTTCGTCCCACCGTCCGGCTTCGAGGTCACCCCGGTTCTTGCGTACTGGGAGAAGCCGAGCGCAGTGGGAGTCGTCGATCCGGCGGAGGCGGCGCGGGTGGCACGGGTTCCGCTGCACACCCTGATCGACCCGCGGAACCGGTTCCAGGTGCACCACCCCGCCGGTTACCAGGGTCCGGCATTTTCGGCCGACGGCATGCTGGTGTGGGGATTCACGGCGGGCATCCTTGCGGCGTTGTTCGCGATCTCGGGCTGGGAACAGGAGTGGGACCGCCGGGACATCCGGGACCTCGACACCGTCCTGGCCGAAATGGAGAATGACATCGACGACGACCATCTGCCTCACAAGCACGGACATCGGGTGGGTGAGCGATGA
- the acs gene encoding acetate--CoA ligase: MTSAAQANGSTEKSAQPDAVPQVYPPSPEFTATANAGPELQAEADADRLAFWAKQAQRLHWHAPFTEVLDWSDAPVAKWFVGGRLNVAFNCVDRHVLEGNGDRVAIHFEGEPGDTRDLTYHDLLTEVSKAANTFSDLGLVPGDRVAIYMPMIPEAIVTMLACARLGLTHSVVFAGFSASALRSRIDDAEAKLVVTVDGQWRRGQAAPLKPSVDDAVEGAESVRNVLVVKRTGIDVDMAEGRDLWWHDTVEKASDTHEPKPFDSEHPLFILYTSGTTGKPKGIIHTSGGYLTQASYTHHNVFDHKVGQDVYWCTADIGWVTGHSYIVYGPLSNGVTQVVYEGTPNSPDEHRHFQIIEKYGVSIYYTAPTLVRTFMKWGREIPDAHDLSSIRLLGSVGEPINPEAWKWFREVIGGNTAPIVDTWWQTETGAIMISPLPGITATKPGSAMAPLPGISAKIVDDDAKELGNGESGYLVLDKPWPAMLRGIWGDMDRYRDTYWSRYPEQGWYFAGDGAKYDEDGALWVLGRVDDVMNVSGHRISTSEVESALVGHHGVAEAAVVGAADETTGQGIVAFVILREGVENTGDDLIAELKAEVAREISPIAKPRQITVVPELPKTRSGKIMRRLLKDIAEGRDLGDTSTLVDPKVFDAIRGK, encoded by the coding sequence ATGACCAGTGCAGCACAGGCGAACGGATCGACGGAGAAATCCGCACAGCCGGATGCCGTCCCGCAGGTGTACCCGCCGAGCCCCGAGTTCACCGCGACCGCGAACGCCGGACCCGAACTCCAGGCCGAGGCAGATGCCGATCGACTCGCATTCTGGGCGAAACAGGCGCAGCGACTGCACTGGCACGCACCCTTCACCGAAGTCCTCGACTGGTCCGACGCCCCCGTCGCGAAGTGGTTCGTCGGCGGCCGACTCAACGTCGCATTCAACTGCGTCGACCGCCACGTCCTCGAAGGCAACGGCGACCGCGTCGCCATCCACTTCGAGGGCGAACCCGGCGATACCCGCGACCTCACCTACCACGACCTCCTCACCGAAGTGAGCAAGGCGGCCAACACCTTCAGCGACCTCGGACTGGTCCCGGGCGACCGCGTCGCGATCTACATGCCGATGATCCCCGAGGCCATCGTCACCATGCTCGCCTGTGCACGCCTGGGCCTGACCCACTCCGTCGTCTTCGCCGGCTTCTCCGCCAGCGCCCTGCGCTCCCGCATCGACGACGCCGAAGCCAAACTCGTCGTCACCGTCGACGGCCAATGGCGCCGAGGCCAGGCGGCCCCCCTCAAACCCTCGGTCGACGACGCTGTCGAGGGCGCCGAATCCGTCAGGAACGTGCTCGTCGTCAAACGCACCGGCATCGACGTCGACATGGCCGAGGGCCGGGACCTGTGGTGGCACGACACCGTCGAAAAAGCCTCCGACACCCACGAGCCGAAGCCGTTCGACTCCGAACATCCCCTGTTCATCCTCTACACCTCCGGCACCACCGGAAAGCCCAAGGGCATCATCCACACCTCCGGCGGCTACCTCACCCAGGCCTCCTACACCCACCACAACGTCTTCGACCACAAAGTCGGACAGGACGTGTACTGGTGCACCGCCGACATCGGCTGGGTCACCGGGCACAGCTACATCGTCTACGGACCGCTGTCCAACGGTGTCACCCAGGTGGTCTACGAAGGCACCCCCAACTCCCCCGACGAGCACCGCCACTTCCAGATCATCGAAAAGTACGGTGTCAGCATCTACTACACCGCTCCCACCCTGGTGCGTACCTTCATGAAGTGGGGCCGGGAGATCCCCGACGCCCACGACCTGTCCTCGATCCGACTCCTCGGCAGCGTCGGCGAACCCATCAACCCCGAGGCGTGGAAGTGGTTCCGAGAGGTGATCGGCGGAAACACGGCACCGATCGTCGACACCTGGTGGCAGACCGAGACCGGGGCGATCATGATCTCCCCGCTCCCCGGCATCACCGCCACCAAACCCGGATCCGCCATGGCACCGCTGCCCGGCATCTCCGCCAAGATCGTCGACGACGACGCCAAGGAACTCGGCAACGGCGAATCCGGCTACCTGGTGCTCGACAAGCCGTGGCCGGCGATGCTGCGCGGTATCTGGGGCGACATGGACCGCTACCGCGACACCTACTGGTCCCGCTACCCCGAACAAGGCTGGTACTTCGCCGGTGACGGCGCCAAATACGACGAAGACGGCGCCCTGTGGGTCCTCGGCCGCGTCGACGACGTCATGAACGTTTCCGGCCACCGCATCTCCACCTCCGAGGTCGAATCCGCCCTCGTCGGACACCACGGAGTCGCCGAAGCCGCCGTCGTCGGAGCCGCCGACGAGACCACCGGCCAGGGCATCGTCGCGTTCGTCATCCTCCGCGAAGGCGTCGAGAACACCGGCGACGACCTGATCGCCGAACTCAAAGCCGAGGTCGCACGGGAAATCAGCCCCATCGCGAAGCCGCGGCAGATCACCGTCGTCCCGGAACTACCCAAGACCCGCTCCGGCAAAATCATGCGAAGACTACTCAAGGACATCGCCGAAGGCCGCGACCTCGGCGACACCTCCACCCTCGTCGACCCCAAAGTCTTCGACGCCATCCGCGGCAAGTAG
- a CDS encoding alpha/beta fold hydrolase, with product MAPPDPSTVRFDGPWIHRDIHANGIRFHTVEVGASAPDAPLVVLLHGFADFWWSWRHQLIALSDEGVRAVAVDLRGYGDSDKPPRGYDGWTLAGDIAGLIRAMGYSEATLVGHADGGLVCWATAVLHARLVRSIALISSPHPIALKQAVVRDRHQRKAVLPPFVSYQLPWRPERRLTRDGGAEVERVIVERSGPAWPKSPEFDLVMSRMRSAIQIPGTAHCTLEYQRWAFRSQFRPDGRRFMASMDQTLRIPVLHLHGDLDPYVLADTVRRSRRFAPTQQLDTIPGVGHYAHWEAPERVNSALQGLVSTRRV from the coding sequence GTGGCACCACCCGATCCGTCAACCGTCCGTTTCGACGGCCCGTGGATTCACCGTGACATCCATGCCAACGGAATCCGTTTCCACACCGTCGAGGTCGGCGCATCCGCACCGGATGCGCCGCTCGTCGTCCTGCTGCACGGATTCGCGGACTTCTGGTGGTCGTGGCGACATCAGCTGATCGCCTTGTCCGACGAGGGTGTCCGCGCCGTGGCCGTCGACCTCCGCGGTTACGGCGACTCCGACAAACCTCCCCGCGGCTATGACGGCTGGACCCTGGCCGGCGACATCGCGGGCCTGATCCGTGCGATGGGCTACAGCGAGGCCACGCTGGTGGGGCACGCCGACGGCGGCTTGGTCTGCTGGGCTACCGCGGTGCTCCACGCGCGTCTGGTGCGGTCGATCGCACTGATCAGCTCCCCACACCCGATCGCCCTGAAGCAGGCCGTTGTCCGCGACCGTCACCAACGCAAGGCCGTTCTGCCCCCGTTTGTGTCCTACCAGTTGCCGTGGCGGCCCGAACGACGGCTCACGCGTGACGGTGGGGCCGAAGTCGAGCGTGTGATCGTCGAACGGTCGGGACCGGCGTGGCCGAAGTCTCCGGAATTCGACCTCGTGATGTCCCGGATGCGGTCGGCGATCCAGATTCCCGGCACCGCGCACTGCACGCTGGAATATCAGCGATGGGCGTTCCGTAGCCAGTTCCGCCCGGACGGCCGCCGGTTCATGGCCTCGATGGATCAGACGCTGCGGATACCCGTACTCCACCTCCACGGTGACCTCGACCCCTACGTGCTCGCCGACACCGTGCGGCGCAGCCGTCGCTTCGCCCCCACACAGCAGCTCGACACGATTCCCGGTGTCGGGCACTACGCGCACTGGGAAGCGCCCGAGCGGGTGAACTCCGCCCTGCAGGGGCTGGTCTCGACGCGCCGCGTGTAG
- a CDS encoding MarP family serine protease, whose product MTGSRWIDLAIVLIALIAASSGWRQGAVASVLAFVGVLLGAVAGILIAPHVLVHVDEGRGRVLVGIALIVVLVIIGEVAGMVLGRAARGSMHSPAARSVDSVIGACVQAVAVFVAAWLLAIPLTSSSQPQLAAAVRGSSVLETVDNLAPAWMRQLPTEFSALLDTSGLPDVIGPFGRTPITTVDPPDAGVLASPVASSLQSSVLRIRGVAPSCQRALEGSGFVVAPERVMTNAHVVAGTAGIVVDTADGPLDAEVVLFDPSTDVAVLEVPGLDAPVLNFAPERGRTGDSALVLGYPGGGSYTASAARIREILDLSGPDIYRAGTVQREVYTVRGSIRQGNSGGPLVDREGMVLGVVFGAAVDNSDTGFVLTAVEVSRQLETASGATAAVDTGGCIL is encoded by the coding sequence ATGACGGGGTCGCGCTGGATCGATCTCGCGATCGTGTTGATCGCGCTCATAGCGGCCAGCTCCGGCTGGCGACAGGGTGCGGTGGCGTCGGTCCTCGCCTTCGTCGGTGTGCTGCTCGGTGCGGTCGCAGGCATCCTCATCGCCCCGCACGTGCTGGTGCACGTCGACGAGGGACGCGGCCGGGTGCTCGTCGGAATTGCGTTGATCGTGGTGCTGGTGATCATCGGGGAAGTGGCGGGCATGGTCCTGGGCCGTGCCGCCCGCGGGAGCATGCACAGTCCGGCGGCGCGCTCCGTCGACAGCGTCATCGGTGCCTGTGTGCAGGCGGTCGCGGTATTCGTGGCGGCGTGGCTGTTGGCCATCCCGCTGACGTCCTCGTCTCAACCGCAACTCGCAGCCGCGGTGCGCGGGTCGAGCGTGCTCGAGACCGTCGACAACCTTGCACCGGCGTGGATGCGCCAACTCCCCACCGAGTTCTCCGCGCTACTCGACACCTCCGGACTTCCGGACGTCATCGGTCCGTTCGGACGCACCCCGATCACCACGGTCGATCCGCCCGACGCCGGTGTTCTCGCGAGCCCGGTGGCGTCGTCTCTGCAGTCCAGCGTGCTCCGTATCCGGGGTGTGGCGCCCAGTTGTCAGCGTGCGCTCGAGGGTTCCGGCTTCGTGGTCGCGCCGGAACGGGTGATGACCAACGCGCACGTCGTGGCGGGCACGGCGGGAATCGTCGTGGACACCGCGGACGGACCCTTGGACGCTGAGGTGGTGCTGTTCGACCCGTCGACTGACGTGGCCGTTCTCGAGGTACCGGGCCTCGACGCTCCGGTGCTGAACTTCGCGCCGGAGCGGGGACGAACAGGTGACAGTGCGCTGGTTCTCGGATACCCGGGCGGCGGGTCCTACACGGCCAGTGCCGCGCGGATACGCGAGATCCTCGACCTCAGCGGTCCCGACATCTACCGGGCCGGAACGGTTCAGCGCGAGGTGTACACGGTGCGCGGTTCCATCCGGCAGGGCAACTCGGGTGGACCGCTCGTCGACCGTGAGGGCATGGTGCTCGGGGTGGTCTTCGGCGCCGCGGTCGACAACAGTGACACCGGTTTCGTTCTCACCGCCGTCGAGGTGTCGCGTCAGCTGGAGACGGCGTCCGGCGCGACCGCCGCAGTGGACACCGGGGGCTGCATTCTCTGA